GTTTAGTTGCCAAAGCTACATAAGGCAATGTTTTAGCAAGAACACTCATTCGTTCAATACACAATACCAACAACTCTCCTTTTTGCATCCCAACCAATTCTTTTTGATCGTGATATTTTTTAATTATTGCTGTGGTACTAATAATGCTTTTAGGTGCATTTTTATTTTGAGCAAAAGAAAACCCAGTTGCTAACAAAAAAAGAATACTGATAAAAATGACTCTTGCTTTCATGACTTAAGCTTTTAATTATATACACAAATTTACAAAATAAAATTTAATTAACAATTCGTTGTTGATAATTATTTTAGCTAAAAGTATTACAAATTGAGAAAAAACATGCAAAACACCGAATAAATGTGCATTTCATCCGATATTTTACTCAAAACAAAAAATACATTTGTAGGAATATTCAACTCTTGATTTTACCAAAAAACAAATTGAAATTTTCATATCAAGAAATCAAACACTCTTTTTTCAAAAAAGACAAATCCAAATTGTATGCTTCAATTTAAATTTTAAGTAAAAAAAGCAAAAAGAAAATCTCTAGAATAAATTTATTGATTTGACAATTAGAATTGGAAAACTTTGCTTTCGAAAATTTTTGACTAAACCATTTTCTTATATCTTTGCTTCATGCAGTTTTCAGAAATTATAGGTCAGGATTACATCAAAAGTCATTTAACTAAAAGTGCCGATTTAGGTAGAATCCCTCATGCACAATTATTTGTAGGTCCAGAAGGTAGCGGAACCCTAGCTATGGCTATTGCCTATGCACAATATATATTGTGTACTAATATAAATGGAGAAAACTCAGGACCTAATGAATCTTGTAATATTAAATTTCAAAAAATTTCACATCCTGACTTACATTTCGTATACCCTACTGTAAGTACCGAGGAAGTAAAGACAAAACCAAAAAGCATTGATTTCATAACGGATTGGAGAACATTTGTAACTCAAAATCCATACGGAAGTTTATTTGATTGGTATTCCTTATTAGGTGTCCAAAATAAACAAGGCGAAATAAGAGTTGATGATGCACAGGAAATCTTGAAATCATTATCCTTAAAATCATATGAAGGTGGCTATAAGTTTATGATTGTTTGGATGGCCGACAAATTAAACACTGCCGCATCTAATAAATTATTAAAACTATTAGAAGAACCACCCGAAAAAACAGTCTTTATTTTAATATCTGAACATGAAGAAGATATTATTCAAACCATTCGTTCTCGATGTCAAATCATTAATTTTAATGGATTAAGCGAAGCAAGTATTGCAAACGCTCTAATAGATAGGGAGCAAATGGATCCAAAGCTAGCTTCTAAAATTGCACATCAAGCACAAGGAAATTTCAACAAAGCATTGCATTTATCGCATGATGACACTGATGAATCTCCATTTGATTTATGGTTTGTAACATGGGTGCGAGCAGCATTTAAGGCAAAAGGTAATGCAGCGGCTATTCAAGATTTAATTCAATGGAGCGAACAAATAGCTGGCTTGGGAAGAGAAACTCAGAAAAAATTTCTACAGTTTTGCATCGAAATGTTCCGACAAGCTTTACTATTGAATTATGAAACCAAAGATTTAGTTTACATGGAACCAAAGGTCGAAAAATTCAAACTCGAAAATTTTGCTCCTTTTGTAAATGGAAATAATATAAATGATATTTATAAAGAACTATCTGATGCTATGTATCATATAGAACGCAACGGAAATGCAAAAATTATTTTAACGGATTTATCCATAAGACTTACTCGTTTAATACATAAAAAATAAGAACTATGAACAATGTTGCCTCAATTCTAATTTTAGTTTTTTTAGCAATTACATTTTTACAATCTGGTTATGACAAACTTTTTTATTGGAAAGACAATTTAGAATGGCTGAAAGGTCATTTTGCTAAAACCCAATTAAAAAACCAAGTGCCGTTAGCCTTATTACATGTTTTAATATTAGAACTTGTTTCAGGTATTTTATGTGTAGTTGGAGCAATTGAATTATTATTAAATAGTGGTAGACTATTTGGCTATTATGGGGCTGTGTTTTCTTGCATCACACTGCTCATGCTTTTATTTGGACAACGTTTAGCTAAGGATTATGATGGAGCAAGAACAATCGTGCTTTATTTTATTCCAGCGGTAATGGCCGTATATTGGTTGAATTAACAAAATTGAATTTTATAAAATAGTAATTACATATAAATGACTCCAAAACACCCCTCAGAATCTCTAGCAATATTAACCGATTTAGTTTTACCTAGTGAAACAAATCCCTTGAACAATCTTTTTGGAGGTGAATTATTAGCCAGAATGGATCGCGCAGCAAGTATTGCAGCTCGAAGACATTCCCGAAGAATTGTTGTGACTGCGTCTGTAAATCATGTCGCTTTTAATAGAGCCATTCCTTTAGGAAGCGTTGTAACTATTGAAGCAAAAGTGTCAAGAGCTTTCAAAAGTTCTATGGAAATTTTTATAGATGTTTGGACAGAAGACAGAGAATCAGGAAATAGAACCAAAGCTAATGAAGCCATTTATACTTTTGTAGCGGTTGATGATACCGGAAGACCTGTAGAAATAGCTCCGATAATTCCAGAAACTGATTTAGAAAAACTACGTTATGAAGCGGCACTTAGACGTAAGCAACTAAGTCTTCTTCTGGCAGGAAAAATAAAACCACACGAAGCTACAGAGTTA
Above is a window of Flavobacterium sp. 123 DNA encoding:
- a CDS encoding acyl-CoA thioesterase — its product is MTPKHPSESLAILTDLVLPSETNPLNNLFGGELLARMDRAASIAARRHSRRIVVTASVNHVAFNRAIPLGSVVTIEAKVSRAFKSSMEIFIDVWTEDRESGNRTKANEAIYTFVAVDDTGRPVEIAPIIPETDLEKLRYEAALRRKQLSLLLAGKIKPHEATELKALFIED
- a CDS encoding DoxX family membrane protein, with product MNNVASILILVFLAITFLQSGYDKLFYWKDNLEWLKGHFAKTQLKNQVPLALLHVLILELVSGILCVVGAIELLLNSGRLFGYYGAVFSCITLLMLLFGQRLAKDYDGARTIVLYFIPAVMAVYWLN
- a CDS encoding DNA polymerase III subunit delta', whose product is MQFSEIIGQDYIKSHLTKSADLGRIPHAQLFVGPEGSGTLAMAIAYAQYILCTNINGENSGPNESCNIKFQKISHPDLHFVYPTVSTEEVKTKPKSIDFITDWRTFVTQNPYGSLFDWYSLLGVQNKQGEIRVDDAQEILKSLSLKSYEGGYKFMIVWMADKLNTAASNKLLKLLEEPPEKTVFILISEHEEDIIQTIRSRCQIINFNGLSEASIANALIDREQMDPKLASKIAHQAQGNFNKALHLSHDDTDESPFDLWFVTWVRAAFKAKGNAAAIQDLIQWSEQIAGLGRETQKKFLQFCIEMFRQALLLNYETKDLVYMEPKVEKFKLENFAPFVNGNNINDIYKELSDAMYHIERNGNAKIILTDLSIRLTRLIHKK